From one Marmota flaviventris isolate mMarFla1 chromosome 1, mMarFla1.hap1, whole genome shotgun sequence genomic stretch:
- the Ddx51 gene encoding ATP-dependent RNA helicase DDX51 isoform X3, giving the protein MALFHVARYPGPGAAEAWAAEVGAGGRARVLLERLQCRARERQQQQREPAPVQADARCAEAAGRRRRRRPRRRRRASRSPDARLTKRRRELGEGADESEDAGAPVVGARVAGPRSPAGGGADWRVCGAGTSEAAPEQRSAHAESPQQEAGCPSPGPVLGGFARRKTPKVQPFLPAWLAKPSFVRKNVIEDLVPIENIPEVHPDLQKQLRAHGISAYFPVQAAVIPALLESVASGFLVSRGGYQPSDLCVSAPTGSGKTLAFVIPVVQALMHRVVCQVRALVVLPTKELAQQVSKVFNVYTDATPLRVALVTGQKSLAKEQESLVQKTTDGYRCLADIVVATPGRLVDHIDQTPGFNLQQLRFLVVDEADRMIDSMHQSWLPRVVAAAFHSEGPADPCALLQRRQPQAVTAASTCRPQMPLQKLLFSATLTQNPEKLQRLGLYQPRLFSTGLTHRGPQDRDVETDGDSGGKYTFPMGLTHHYVPCSLSSKPLAVLHLVLRTSVSRALCFTNSREHSHRLFLLAQAFGGVNVAEFSSRYGPGQRRKILKHFEQGKIQLLISTDATARGIDVQGVELVINYDAPQYLRTYVHRVGRTARAGRTGQAFTLLLKVQERRFLRMLAEAGAPELSRHEIPSELLQPMVPQYEEALSQLEKTIKEEQKQKVA; this is encoded by the exons ATGGCGCTGTTCCACGTAGCGCGGTACCCGGGCCCCGGGGCGGCGGAGGCCTGGGCGGCGGAGGTCGGGGCGGGCGGCCGGGCCCGCGTGCTGCTCGAGCGTCTGCAGTGCCGGGCCCGCGAGCGGCAGCAGCAACAGCGGGAGCCCGCGCCCGTCCAGGCGGACGCACGGTGCGCGGAGGCGGCTggcaggcggcggcggcggcggccccggcggcggcggcgggcgagCCGGAGTCCGGACGCGCGGCTGACAAAGCGGCGCCGAGAGCTGGGCGAGGGCGCGGACGAGAGCGAGGACGCAGGTGCGCCGGTGGTGGGCGCGAGGGTCGCGGGGCCTCGCTCCCCGGCCGGCGGCGGGGCTGACTGGCGAGTGTGCGGCGCAGGGACCAGCGAGGCGGCGCCCGAACAGCGCAGTGCGCACGCCGAGTCTCCGCAGCAGGAGGCTGGGTGCCCGTCCCCCGGCCCGGTGCTGGGGGGCTTCGCGAGGAGGAAGACGCCGAAG GTCCAGCCTTTCCTGCCAGCATGGCTGGCTAAGCCAAGCTTTGTCAGGAAGAATGTCATTGAGGATCTTGTTCCCATCGAGAACATCCCCGAGGTGCATCCTGACCTGCAGAAGCAGCTGCGTGCACATGGCATCTCGGCTTACTTTCCAG TCCAGGCAGCTGTGATTCCTGCCCTCCTGGAGAGTGTGGCCAGTGggttcctggtgagcagaggtGGCTACCAACCGAGTGACCTCTGTGTTTCTGCCCCAACGGGCAGTGGGAAGACATTGGCCTTTGTCATTCCTGTGGTGCAG GCCCTGATGCACCGAGTGGTCTGCCAGGTGCGTGCACTGGTGGTGTTGCCCACCAAGGAGCTGGCCCAGCAG GTGAGCAAAGTGTTCAACGTCTACACAGACGCCACACCTCTGCGGGTTGCCCTGGTTACTGGACAGAAGTCTTTGGCTAAAGAACAGGAGAGCCTTGTCCAAAAGAC AACAGACGGCTACCGCTGCCTGGCTGACATCGTGGTGGCCACACCTGGCCGCCTGGTGGACCACATTGACCAGACCCCAGGATTTAACCTTCAGCAGCTCCGTTTTTTG GTAGTTGACGAGGCTGACCGCATGATAGACAGCATGCACCAGTCTTGGCTGCCACGGGTGGTAGCCGCGGCCTTCCACAGTGAGGGCCCTGCAGACCCCTGTGCCCTACTCCAGAGAAGGCAGCCCCAGGCAGTGACTGCCGCCAG CACCTGCCGCCCCCAGATGCCTTTGCAGAAGCTGCTATTCTCAGCTACCCTGACCCAGAACCCTGAGAAGTTGCAGCGGCTCGGCCTCTACCAGCCCCGGCTCTTCTCCACGGGGCTGACGCACAGGGGCCCCCAAGACAGGGATGTGGAGACAGACGGGGACTCGGGGGGGAAATACACCTTTCCTATGGGGCTCACA CACCACTACGTGCCCTGCAGCCTCAGCTCCAAGCCACTGGCCGTCCTGCACTTGGTCCTCAGGACGAGCGTCTCCAGGGCCCTGTGCTTCACCAACTCCCGAGAGCACTCTCACAG GCTCTTCCTACTGGCGCAAGCTTTTGGGGGTGTGAACGTGGCCGAGTTTTCCTCCCGCTACGGGCCTGGCCAGCGGAGGAAAATCTTGAAGCACTTCGAACAGGGCAAGATCCAGCT CCTCATCAGCACTGATGCCACCGCCCGTGGCATCGATGTGCAGGGTGTGGAGCTGGTGATCAACTACGATGCCCCCCAGTACCTGAGGACCTACGTGCACCG GGTGGGGAGGACGGCTCGAGCTGGGAGAACTGGACAGGCCTTCACGCTGCTCCTCAAGGTGCAG GAGAGGCGGTTCCTCCGGATGCTGGCTGAAGCTGGGGCACCTGAGCTATCGAGGCATGAGATCCCCAGTGAGCTGCTGCAGCCGATGGTTCCTCAGTACGAGGAAGCCTTGTCCCAGCTGGAGAAGACCATCAAG
- the Ddx51 gene encoding ATP-dependent RNA helicase DDX51 isoform X1: protein MALFHVARYPGPGAAEAWAAEVGAGGRARVLLERLQCRARERQQQQREPAPVQADARCAEAAGRRRRRRPRRRRRASRSPDARLTKRRRELGEGADESEDAGAPVVGARVAGPRSPAGGGADWRVCGAGTSEAAPEQRSAHAESPQQEAGCPSPGPVLGGFARRKTPKVQPFLPAWLAKPSFVRKNVIEDLVPIENIPEVHPDLQKQLRAHGISAYFPVQAAVIPALLESVASGFLVSRGGYQPSDLCVSAPTGSGKTLAFVIPVVQALMHRVVCQVRALVVLPTKELAQQVSKVFNVYTDATPLRVALVTGQKSLAKEQESLVQKTTDGYRCLADIVVATPGRLVDHIDQTPGFNLQQLRFLVGCLPGGPDSLLRMDLARNFCQPTWFCLQVVDEADRMIDSMHQSWLPRVVAAAFHSEGPADPCALLQRRQPQAVTAASTCRPQMPLQKLLFSATLTQNPEKLQRLGLYQPRLFSTGLTHRGPQDRDVETDGDSGGKYTFPMGLTHHYVPCSLSSKPLAVLHLVLRTSVSRALCFTNSREHSHRLFLLAQAFGGVNVAEFSSRYGPGQRRKILKHFEQGKIQLLISTDATARGIDVQGVELVINYDAPQYLRTYVHRVGRTARAGRTGQAFTLLLKVQERRFLRMLAEAGAPELSRHEIPSELLQPMVPQYEEALSQLEKTIKEEQKQKVA, encoded by the exons ATGGCGCTGTTCCACGTAGCGCGGTACCCGGGCCCCGGGGCGGCGGAGGCCTGGGCGGCGGAGGTCGGGGCGGGCGGCCGGGCCCGCGTGCTGCTCGAGCGTCTGCAGTGCCGGGCCCGCGAGCGGCAGCAGCAACAGCGGGAGCCCGCGCCCGTCCAGGCGGACGCACGGTGCGCGGAGGCGGCTggcaggcggcggcggcggcggccccggcggcggcggcgggcgagCCGGAGTCCGGACGCGCGGCTGACAAAGCGGCGCCGAGAGCTGGGCGAGGGCGCGGACGAGAGCGAGGACGCAGGTGCGCCGGTGGTGGGCGCGAGGGTCGCGGGGCCTCGCTCCCCGGCCGGCGGCGGGGCTGACTGGCGAGTGTGCGGCGCAGGGACCAGCGAGGCGGCGCCCGAACAGCGCAGTGCGCACGCCGAGTCTCCGCAGCAGGAGGCTGGGTGCCCGTCCCCCGGCCCGGTGCTGGGGGGCTTCGCGAGGAGGAAGACGCCGAAG GTCCAGCCTTTCCTGCCAGCATGGCTGGCTAAGCCAAGCTTTGTCAGGAAGAATGTCATTGAGGATCTTGTTCCCATCGAGAACATCCCCGAGGTGCATCCTGACCTGCAGAAGCAGCTGCGTGCACATGGCATCTCGGCTTACTTTCCAG TCCAGGCAGCTGTGATTCCTGCCCTCCTGGAGAGTGTGGCCAGTGggttcctggtgagcagaggtGGCTACCAACCGAGTGACCTCTGTGTTTCTGCCCCAACGGGCAGTGGGAAGACATTGGCCTTTGTCATTCCTGTGGTGCAG GCCCTGATGCACCGAGTGGTCTGCCAGGTGCGTGCACTGGTGGTGTTGCCCACCAAGGAGCTGGCCCAGCAG GTGAGCAAAGTGTTCAACGTCTACACAGACGCCACACCTCTGCGGGTTGCCCTGGTTACTGGACAGAAGTCTTTGGCTAAAGAACAGGAGAGCCTTGTCCAAAAGAC AACAGACGGCTACCGCTGCCTGGCTGACATCGTGGTGGCCACACCTGGCCGCCTGGTGGACCACATTGACCAGACCCCAGGATTTAACCTTCAGCAGCTCCGTTTTTTGGTAGGCTGCCTGCCGGGAGGCCCGGACTCCTTGCTGAGGATGGACCTGGCAAGGAATTTCTGCCAGCCAACATGGTTTTGCCTGCAGGTAGTTGACGAGGCTGACCGCATGATAGACAGCATGCACCAGTCTTGGCTGCCACGGGTGGTAGCCGCGGCCTTCCACAGTGAGGGCCCTGCAGACCCCTGTGCCCTACTCCAGAGAAGGCAGCCCCAGGCAGTGACTGCCGCCAG CACCTGCCGCCCCCAGATGCCTTTGCAGAAGCTGCTATTCTCAGCTACCCTGACCCAGAACCCTGAGAAGTTGCAGCGGCTCGGCCTCTACCAGCCCCGGCTCTTCTCCACGGGGCTGACGCACAGGGGCCCCCAAGACAGGGATGTGGAGACAGACGGGGACTCGGGGGGGAAATACACCTTTCCTATGGGGCTCACA CACCACTACGTGCCCTGCAGCCTCAGCTCCAAGCCACTGGCCGTCCTGCACTTGGTCCTCAGGACGAGCGTCTCCAGGGCCCTGTGCTTCACCAACTCCCGAGAGCACTCTCACAG GCTCTTCCTACTGGCGCAAGCTTTTGGGGGTGTGAACGTGGCCGAGTTTTCCTCCCGCTACGGGCCTGGCCAGCGGAGGAAAATCTTGAAGCACTTCGAACAGGGCAAGATCCAGCT CCTCATCAGCACTGATGCCACCGCCCGTGGCATCGATGTGCAGGGTGTGGAGCTGGTGATCAACTACGATGCCCCCCAGTACCTGAGGACCTACGTGCACCG GGTGGGGAGGACGGCTCGAGCTGGGAGAACTGGACAGGCCTTCACGCTGCTCCTCAAGGTGCAG GAGAGGCGGTTCCTCCGGATGCTGGCTGAAGCTGGGGCACCTGAGCTATCGAGGCATGAGATCCCCAGTGAGCTGCTGCAGCCGATGGTTCCTCAGTACGAGGAAGCCTTGTCCCAGCTGGAGAAGACCATCAAG
- the Ddx51 gene encoding ATP-dependent RNA helicase DDX51 isoform X2: MALFHVARYPGPGAAEAWAAEVGAGGRARVLLERLQCRARERQQQQREPAPVQADARCAEAAGRRRRRRPRRRRRASRSPDARLTKRRRELGEGADESEDAGTSEAAPEQRSAHAESPQQEAGCPSPGPVLGGFARRKTPKVQPFLPAWLAKPSFVRKNVIEDLVPIENIPEVHPDLQKQLRAHGISAYFPVQAAVIPALLESVASGFLVSRGGYQPSDLCVSAPTGSGKTLAFVIPVVQALMHRVVCQVRALVVLPTKELAQQVSKVFNVYTDATPLRVALVTGQKSLAKEQESLVQKTTDGYRCLADIVVATPGRLVDHIDQTPGFNLQQLRFLVGCLPGGPDSLLRMDLARNFCQPTWFCLQVVDEADRMIDSMHQSWLPRVVAAAFHSEGPADPCALLQRRQPQAVTAASTCRPQMPLQKLLFSATLTQNPEKLQRLGLYQPRLFSTGLTHRGPQDRDVETDGDSGGKYTFPMGLTHHYVPCSLSSKPLAVLHLVLRTSVSRALCFTNSREHSHRLFLLAQAFGGVNVAEFSSRYGPGQRRKILKHFEQGKIQLLISTDATARGIDVQGVELVINYDAPQYLRTYVHRVGRTARAGRTGQAFTLLLKVQERRFLRMLAEAGAPELSRHEIPSELLQPMVPQYEEALSQLEKTIKEEQKQKVA, encoded by the exons ATGGCGCTGTTCCACGTAGCGCGGTACCCGGGCCCCGGGGCGGCGGAGGCCTGGGCGGCGGAGGTCGGGGCGGGCGGCCGGGCCCGCGTGCTGCTCGAGCGTCTGCAGTGCCGGGCCCGCGAGCGGCAGCAGCAACAGCGGGAGCCCGCGCCCGTCCAGGCGGACGCACGGTGCGCGGAGGCGGCTggcaggcggcggcggcggcggccccggcggcggcggcgggcgagCCGGAGTCCGGACGCGCGGCTGACAAAGCGGCGCCGAGAGCTGGGCGAGGGCGCGGACGAGAGCGAGGACGCAG GGACCAGCGAGGCGGCGCCCGAACAGCGCAGTGCGCACGCCGAGTCTCCGCAGCAGGAGGCTGGGTGCCCGTCCCCCGGCCCGGTGCTGGGGGGCTTCGCGAGGAGGAAGACGCCGAAG GTCCAGCCTTTCCTGCCAGCATGGCTGGCTAAGCCAAGCTTTGTCAGGAAGAATGTCATTGAGGATCTTGTTCCCATCGAGAACATCCCCGAGGTGCATCCTGACCTGCAGAAGCAGCTGCGTGCACATGGCATCTCGGCTTACTTTCCAG TCCAGGCAGCTGTGATTCCTGCCCTCCTGGAGAGTGTGGCCAGTGggttcctggtgagcagaggtGGCTACCAACCGAGTGACCTCTGTGTTTCTGCCCCAACGGGCAGTGGGAAGACATTGGCCTTTGTCATTCCTGTGGTGCAG GCCCTGATGCACCGAGTGGTCTGCCAGGTGCGTGCACTGGTGGTGTTGCCCACCAAGGAGCTGGCCCAGCAG GTGAGCAAAGTGTTCAACGTCTACACAGACGCCACACCTCTGCGGGTTGCCCTGGTTACTGGACAGAAGTCTTTGGCTAAAGAACAGGAGAGCCTTGTCCAAAAGAC AACAGACGGCTACCGCTGCCTGGCTGACATCGTGGTGGCCACACCTGGCCGCCTGGTGGACCACATTGACCAGACCCCAGGATTTAACCTTCAGCAGCTCCGTTTTTTGGTAGGCTGCCTGCCGGGAGGCCCGGACTCCTTGCTGAGGATGGACCTGGCAAGGAATTTCTGCCAGCCAACATGGTTTTGCCTGCAGGTAGTTGACGAGGCTGACCGCATGATAGACAGCATGCACCAGTCTTGGCTGCCACGGGTGGTAGCCGCGGCCTTCCACAGTGAGGGCCCTGCAGACCCCTGTGCCCTACTCCAGAGAAGGCAGCCCCAGGCAGTGACTGCCGCCAG CACCTGCCGCCCCCAGATGCCTTTGCAGAAGCTGCTATTCTCAGCTACCCTGACCCAGAACCCTGAGAAGTTGCAGCGGCTCGGCCTCTACCAGCCCCGGCTCTTCTCCACGGGGCTGACGCACAGGGGCCCCCAAGACAGGGATGTGGAGACAGACGGGGACTCGGGGGGGAAATACACCTTTCCTATGGGGCTCACA CACCACTACGTGCCCTGCAGCCTCAGCTCCAAGCCACTGGCCGTCCTGCACTTGGTCCTCAGGACGAGCGTCTCCAGGGCCCTGTGCTTCACCAACTCCCGAGAGCACTCTCACAG GCTCTTCCTACTGGCGCAAGCTTTTGGGGGTGTGAACGTGGCCGAGTTTTCCTCCCGCTACGGGCCTGGCCAGCGGAGGAAAATCTTGAAGCACTTCGAACAGGGCAAGATCCAGCT CCTCATCAGCACTGATGCCACCGCCCGTGGCATCGATGTGCAGGGTGTGGAGCTGGTGATCAACTACGATGCCCCCCAGTACCTGAGGACCTACGTGCACCG GGTGGGGAGGACGGCTCGAGCTGGGAGAACTGGACAGGCCTTCACGCTGCTCCTCAAGGTGCAG GAGAGGCGGTTCCTCCGGATGCTGGCTGAAGCTGGGGCACCTGAGCTATCGAGGCATGAGATCCCCAGTGAGCTGCTGCAGCCGATGGTTCCTCAGTACGAGGAAGCCTTGTCCCAGCTGGAGAAGACCATCAAG
- the Ddx51 gene encoding ATP-dependent RNA helicase DDX51 isoform X4, whose amino-acid sequence MALFHVARYPGPGAAEAWAAEVGAGGRARVLLERLQCRARERQQQQREPAPVQADARCAEAAGRRRRRRPRRRRRASRSPDARLTKRRRELGEGADESEDAGTSEAAPEQRSAHAESPQQEAGCPSPGPVLGGFARRKTPKVQPFLPAWLAKPSFVRKNVIEDLVPIENIPEVHPDLQKQLRAHGISAYFPVQAAVIPALLESVASGFLVSRGGYQPSDLCVSAPTGSGKTLAFVIPVVQALMHRVVCQVRALVVLPTKELAQQVSKVFNVYTDATPLRVALVTGQKSLAKEQESLVQKTTDGYRCLADIVVATPGRLVDHIDQTPGFNLQQLRFLVVDEADRMIDSMHQSWLPRVVAAAFHSEGPADPCALLQRRQPQAVTAASTCRPQMPLQKLLFSATLTQNPEKLQRLGLYQPRLFSTGLTHRGPQDRDVETDGDSGGKYTFPMGLTHHYVPCSLSSKPLAVLHLVLRTSVSRALCFTNSREHSHRLFLLAQAFGGVNVAEFSSRYGPGQRRKILKHFEQGKIQLLISTDATARGIDVQGVELVINYDAPQYLRTYVHRVGRTARAGRTGQAFTLLLKVQERRFLRMLAEAGAPELSRHEIPSELLQPMVPQYEEALSQLEKTIKEEQKQKVA is encoded by the exons ATGGCGCTGTTCCACGTAGCGCGGTACCCGGGCCCCGGGGCGGCGGAGGCCTGGGCGGCGGAGGTCGGGGCGGGCGGCCGGGCCCGCGTGCTGCTCGAGCGTCTGCAGTGCCGGGCCCGCGAGCGGCAGCAGCAACAGCGGGAGCCCGCGCCCGTCCAGGCGGACGCACGGTGCGCGGAGGCGGCTggcaggcggcggcggcggcggccccggcggcggcggcgggcgagCCGGAGTCCGGACGCGCGGCTGACAAAGCGGCGCCGAGAGCTGGGCGAGGGCGCGGACGAGAGCGAGGACGCAG GGACCAGCGAGGCGGCGCCCGAACAGCGCAGTGCGCACGCCGAGTCTCCGCAGCAGGAGGCTGGGTGCCCGTCCCCCGGCCCGGTGCTGGGGGGCTTCGCGAGGAGGAAGACGCCGAAG GTCCAGCCTTTCCTGCCAGCATGGCTGGCTAAGCCAAGCTTTGTCAGGAAGAATGTCATTGAGGATCTTGTTCCCATCGAGAACATCCCCGAGGTGCATCCTGACCTGCAGAAGCAGCTGCGTGCACATGGCATCTCGGCTTACTTTCCAG TCCAGGCAGCTGTGATTCCTGCCCTCCTGGAGAGTGTGGCCAGTGggttcctggtgagcagaggtGGCTACCAACCGAGTGACCTCTGTGTTTCTGCCCCAACGGGCAGTGGGAAGACATTGGCCTTTGTCATTCCTGTGGTGCAG GCCCTGATGCACCGAGTGGTCTGCCAGGTGCGTGCACTGGTGGTGTTGCCCACCAAGGAGCTGGCCCAGCAG GTGAGCAAAGTGTTCAACGTCTACACAGACGCCACACCTCTGCGGGTTGCCCTGGTTACTGGACAGAAGTCTTTGGCTAAAGAACAGGAGAGCCTTGTCCAAAAGAC AACAGACGGCTACCGCTGCCTGGCTGACATCGTGGTGGCCACACCTGGCCGCCTGGTGGACCACATTGACCAGACCCCAGGATTTAACCTTCAGCAGCTCCGTTTTTTG GTAGTTGACGAGGCTGACCGCATGATAGACAGCATGCACCAGTCTTGGCTGCCACGGGTGGTAGCCGCGGCCTTCCACAGTGAGGGCCCTGCAGACCCCTGTGCCCTACTCCAGAGAAGGCAGCCCCAGGCAGTGACTGCCGCCAG CACCTGCCGCCCCCAGATGCCTTTGCAGAAGCTGCTATTCTCAGCTACCCTGACCCAGAACCCTGAGAAGTTGCAGCGGCTCGGCCTCTACCAGCCCCGGCTCTTCTCCACGGGGCTGACGCACAGGGGCCCCCAAGACAGGGATGTGGAGACAGACGGGGACTCGGGGGGGAAATACACCTTTCCTATGGGGCTCACA CACCACTACGTGCCCTGCAGCCTCAGCTCCAAGCCACTGGCCGTCCTGCACTTGGTCCTCAGGACGAGCGTCTCCAGGGCCCTGTGCTTCACCAACTCCCGAGAGCACTCTCACAG GCTCTTCCTACTGGCGCAAGCTTTTGGGGGTGTGAACGTGGCCGAGTTTTCCTCCCGCTACGGGCCTGGCCAGCGGAGGAAAATCTTGAAGCACTTCGAACAGGGCAAGATCCAGCT CCTCATCAGCACTGATGCCACCGCCCGTGGCATCGATGTGCAGGGTGTGGAGCTGGTGATCAACTACGATGCCCCCCAGTACCTGAGGACCTACGTGCACCG GGTGGGGAGGACGGCTCGAGCTGGGAGAACTGGACAGGCCTTCACGCTGCTCCTCAAGGTGCAG GAGAGGCGGTTCCTCCGGATGCTGGCTGAAGCTGGGGCACCTGAGCTATCGAGGCATGAGATCCCCAGTGAGCTGCTGCAGCCGATGGTTCCTCAGTACGAGGAAGCCTTGTCCCAGCTGGAGAAGACCATCAAG